The genomic window ctgcggcGGTTGAACCgttgtcttggataataatccatgcaaaatttATCGAACTCATCTCTTCAATCGAAAAAGCCATTCATAGAAGCATTTGAttccgttcgttcagtttgtatgacagttaatTGTTAAAGTGAACCGATATTTGCAGTaccgacaaatgaacagtttCTTGAGAGAAGGAcgtgtttacaattttatatcgatatttaaaaaaactaagggactagttaacatatgtatatactggcAGACAGCTCGTTATGCTgactatttatatatacattttatggggtctccgatgtttccttttggtagttacaaaaaaaacaacttaaCTCAAACCGAATAAAGTATGGTGCATAAAAACGGAGGCTGTGAATTTGTCCTCGCTGTATCAGTAAGCATTGTAAGCCGTTTAACAGAATTCGTGAAAAAACTGACTGTTATCTACTTACGCCCATCAATGTAGCCAAGGACATTACTGTGAACCAGGATATTTGGAAATAGAATTCTTTATTTGAGCGCATGATGATTATTTTCAATGTCTTCTTGAAGGCATCTGTTTCGTGGTACCACTCACAGCTATAACAAGCTAACGGAACCTTTTCCAGctgaaaacatataaacatcTTTTCGGTTGGTCTATATTGTGGGTACTAAACGATTACCTCGTTGGCCAGGAACTGTCCGTTGACGTAGTGCATGCAATCACATGATGTAGCGGCACATAAATACATTAACATGcgaataaaagtaattttatttgatttctaaaataaatatgtagatggattatatacattaaaaaattgtcAAGTTTAAGATCGCTTACCAAGCCAAAGTTCATCTCGAAGAGTACAAATGCGTAAATTGCCAGACCGTGAAGAAACTGGGAGAGACAAATGTGTCTAAAAAGCTGATTGACCTCGCTGATAAACCTAAAAATCCATTGCaaaatgttgctacagagtataatattgtagttttgttcacataacggttgtatgtaacacctaaaactaagcgagatagatatagggttatatattatataaaatgatcagcatgacgagaaaagttgaaatcccgTACGCCTGTCCGTCCGActgtacaagctgtaacttgagtaaaaattgagatatcttgatgaaacttggcatgCGGGATTcttggtacaaaaaaaattcgagttcgtagatggtgAATTTTCCAAACAACCATCCTGCAATCTTTTCTAGGCCGCTTTAGTAAAAATCATAAGTATTTTCCTCTCACCCTGATCCGTCTGTCAGCTCTTTCGAATATTTCATTGTTTATCGACCCGCTTTCATGGTTTTTAGCTATATCCGCAACTTATCTGACCGCGAAGACCTTTGTCAGGAAGATACTGTAATAATCCGACTGAAAGATCGTTAGAGATCTTGCTATTTTAGTGTGACTTGAAACCTCTTCTCTCAGTTACAGCGTAAGTCTATGTGGACTGTCCCACCGCTTATCGGGATGGCAGGTTGGGTACTTTTTCTGGTGCAGGCGTTGGAGCTCCCTTTACGCAGAAAACAGCGATTCGCTGAGTCCACTCCAAATGTTTTCTCTATGATATtttgctgacagctttccacCTGACCAACGCAAAGTAAAGCAAGATTAACTTGACTACCGCTGTTGGCACAAGGGGAGTCATGCCTAGAGGGACGTAACTGGATTTTTTTTCACCTTTCCCACATTGAGTTTCCGATCCAATTTTCTGTCCAAAACTACTCCAAGATATTTGGTATGATTCTTGGTATTTAACTCTACCCCGTTGAGTCACAGATAATTCCATAACAGGGTTTTACGTTACGTGTTGTATGACCTTTTCAAATAGTATCATTCCCGGACTAAAGGGATTTACCAGTAGGATAGCCGATATTGCCCTTTGGCGTATGACTTTTATAACGGTACTAATTGCAATATCATCTGCATAATCTATCAGTTTTGGTGCTCTTCCTACGAATTTTCCTAGAAGCTCATGTGCCGCAAGTAGCTATAACAGAGGCGACAGTACACATCATTATTTGCTCTATCCTGACTAATAATAATGGTACGGAGCCACTATTAAATATTGCGTTCATGTCAAGAAGGACATCCAGGATGGCCTCGAGCTCCTTTCATATTTAAGGTTGACGAATTAAGTGTAAACCCAGTGATTCCACTTTTTCTATACACTCCGATTTATGCAGTGCCGGTATGCTGTGGTTCTTATAaagatatatcaatatatagtgatcagggtgacgagtagagttgaaatctggatgtctgtctgtccgtccgtctgtccgtccgtccgtgcaagctgtaacttgagtaaaaattgagatatcaagatgaaacttggtacacgtatttcttggctctatgagaaggttaagttcgaagatgagcaaaatcggctacgcccacaaaatggcggaaaccgagaacctataaagtgtcataactaagccataaataaagatattaaagtgaaatttggcacaaaggatcgtattagAATGGGGCATGtttagacgtaattttttttggaaaagtgggcgtggccccgccccctactaagttttttgtacatatctcggaaactactatagctatgtcaaccaaactctacagagtcgtttccttcaggcatttgcatatacagttcaaaaatggaagaagttggataataaccacgcccacctccaaacaaaggttatgttgaaaatcactaaaagtgcgttaaccgactaacaaaaaacgtcagaaacactaagttTTACGGAAGGAATGGTAGagggaagctgcatccaggctttttttttaaatttaaaatgggcgtggcgtcgcccacttatggaccaaaaaccatatctcaggaactactagaccgatttcaatgaaaatcggtatataatattttattaacaccctgataacatgtacgaaatatgggtgaaattccaatataaagctattttgaattccaccttatgccttctctgtataatatatagtacattaggaaccaatgatgatagcggaataaaactttacacaaatacggaatttgaaaaaatatgtaaatgacggataatgaaatctcgattatcactttatcatgcgagagtataaaatgttcggtgacacccgaacttagcgcttccttactcgTTTAACATGGTAAGTACATACGGATACTATATATGATCACAGGCTCATATACCCAGCCAAACTAATTGTTGCTTATGCAATTTAcagttaagtgaacaaaacaaatagccttaaaaaaatatttatctttaaaTCATACTCAAGAGTGCGTTGATGTTGTACTATACAGTATCGCAAATATTCCACACGTTGCGGTTTTGGAACCAGAGGCGACGTGGATCTCTCCAACAGTAGACATAACACTTGGACCAATGCACAGGAATGCTTACAAAGCACCATGAAGGAACCCTGGAAGCTAATGGCacctgtaaaatattttatccaaAACAAAGGATTGCTACCGATCTgcacccacatacatatgtaaacatggGTATGACTTACTCATGCCGGCGACCAGGATCGAGCAAGCACCGAAAAACATGTCCAATGCGTAATACGGAGAGGCCATTCCCTTGTGCAGAAACATCGGATGGCCAGGGAAAGCTGTTTAAAGTAAGACCTATATATTATTGAATCGAATTATTTAGTTGTATGAAGATAATATTCACATACgcagaatatatacataatttggtGTCCCTTGCAAGTGATTGTAT from Bactrocera tryoni isolate S06 chromosome 5, CSIRO_BtryS06_freeze2, whole genome shotgun sequence includes these protein-coding regions:
- the LOC120778706 gene encoding odorant receptor 63a-like, with translation MYSITEIKELRVRNHWRIRELKRVSFMIGINLNAQTKFKKWWRIINILIIIASCIALYPHWLMIKQAQGDIPLIAETSTTALQTTTGLIKMAYMLFTQHRFHKLLQKAERHELLQRIEIFQTGMPIKATLKKDISAIMEINWKQTRGQLLFSLGSCICIMSNYFFSAFFKNLYNHLQGTPNYVYILPFPGHPMFLHKGMASPYYALDMFFGACSILVAGMSAISFQGSFMVLCKHSCALVQVLCLLLERSTSPLVPKPQRVEYLRYCIVQHQRTLEFISEVNQLFRHICLSQFLHGLAIYAFVLFEMNFGLKSNKITFIRMLMYLCAATSCDCMHYVNGQFLANELEKVPLACYSCEWYHETDAFKKTLKIIIMRSNKEFYFQISWFTVMSLATLMGIFKASGSYFLLLRNIDEP